ATTTAGAGAGAGCCGAGAGGTGTTTTCACTCATATAAAAATTGTATGTTGATTGTTGATTCGCGTTACTCATCATTTTCACCTCTATTTTAATTAAAGATGAAAACCATTTTAAATTAAGACCCTCTTCAATAAAAAAAATTGTGATACATTTATGGAATACCGTCTTTACATTTCGAGACAATGAAAATGAGGTGGGCAGTGATGGATTTACTTTTATGTTATTAATTGTTCATTTCCGTCTTTCTTAGAGCATCCATATTGAAGAAAATTGTCCATCCACTTAGATGAAAGAGAGTGCTAAGATGATGTCTTCTTCAATGTGACAACATTCTCATTGCATCCTCTTTGAAGAGGAAGACATCCCCTTGTCTTGACTCATGTGccaaataagagagaaaatgggTGGTAGGGACTACTTAAAAGAGAGGAAATGAGATCCTCTTTGATGCGGAGAAGAATAGGGGAAGATAATGAAAAAATTGGGAAGATTAGAAAAAATCAAAAAGAGGGAGAGGatatcatcttttttttttttttttgtaaaaaaccaTAAAGGCCTTAAAATATATTACTAGCATCAAAGAGAGCTACAATACCAAACTCAGCTGGCAAATCCGACGTCCAAAAACGACTACCATGAAACCATGGCATAGCATGTGCTAACATATGTGCTAACTTAttaaaattcctactaatatgcTTAAAAACAATCGACTCAAAACTTAAACTAAGCTGTCTAATTTCCTCATATATCGCAAACAATTCACTTCTACCACGTCTATTCCTATTCAAATCTTCAACCACGATCAGACAATCGCTTTCAATGACCACCTTTCTTGACTGCATCCTGATTGCTTCACGCAGTCCTAACAATATCGCTTCAGCCTCCGCCATATCTACTGCACACCCCGAGCCACGTTGCAACACCACAGCCCACTCAACCTCACCCGCCGAAGTCCGACTAACCGCTCCCAATCCCACACCTACTCCCTCCACGACCCCTGCATCCGTATTGATTTTAGACACACCACTACCCGGCGGTTCCCAGCTCCCCAGCCGGCTTCCTTCCACAATACACGATACCTTATTGTCCTGCACCGACTCCATCTCCCATATGATACCCCAAATTCTCCTCATAATCCCACCCACATCCCACCTTTCCTCCTCAAAAACCATCCTATTCCTCCTTTCCCATAAAATTGTATCTATTGAGAAGTATTCGACTTGGTGACGGGGGAGGTGTGGATAGCTGGGTATGGGATCATACACGTGATGGGGAGTATACTGTGAGGACGGGATATAGGCTGCTAGTTGAGGATGGGGCGTCGGAGGTTGAGCAGTCCGATTTTGCTAACGAAAGTTGGTTATGGAAGGCGATTTGGAAGGCACCTGTTCTCCCGCGGATTAAGGTTTTTATGTGGCAATTATGCCATGAAGCGATTCCAACGAAGGTTAACATTGCTCGTCGTCTGGGTAGTGATGATGTCGCGTGTCCTCGCTGCCATAGTGAGCGCGAGTCTTGCCTTCATGCTATACGAGGTTGTGGTTGGGGCAAGGAGATTTGGGAGGATGTGGGGCTTGGTACGGGGGTGTGGCGGGGTGTTGCTTTGGTGAGAGATTGGGTGGAGGCGACTTTGAGGGAGTTGGGGGAGAAGGAGAGGGTGTTGTTCCTTGTTACTTCTAAAGAGGATATCATCTTTAATATGGATGCTCTTAGTATCTTCCCGTAAATTCTGGCTCCGATACTGACACGGGAGGATGGTATATACTCCAAAGATACTAGTCCTAGAATAAAGAGACACCGCCCAAAATTGCCCCATTGGAAAGGCAAAAGGGGTAAAACACTAAAACCAAGACAACCAACCACCCCTTGACACCCGCGCACATTGTTCCCTTCTTCATCCATTCTTTTACTCTTTCACGGGTTTTCTCTTCTTTGCATTGTTTTTCACTCTTCATTCACTCAATCAATACTCACGGCTCACCCCACTTCACTTCACGCTATTCTTCTTCCCTACGCAATTTACTCTCCTTATTTAACCTCATCATATCACCCAACACACCTACCCCCATCTCCCTTTTCACCCTCTCCCTTCTCTTTCACTCTTCATCTTTTGTCATATCCATCTTAACATTAAAACGGTttcatttttattaattatttgttcagTGTTTTTAAGTATTGAGCTGAAAATGGGTCCTACAATTGAAGAACACTTCACTTTTCAAGGTACAATGACTAAAACCCTCTTCTTTTTTGTGGGTTTTTGATTGATTGTTGATTTATTAAAGAATAAAGAATGTAGCTTTAATTTGGGTGTTTGTTTgtgttttaattgaattttttcaGAATTTGATGAGGAATCAAGGGTTTTAATGCTTTGGGCTTGGTTTGATGAACTTAGATGTGGTCCTTGATGTGAAAGTTCCAATCTTTTTAATCTAATGTATGTTAATCAATAGTATTAGTTTGATTTGCTAGATTATGATGTTGATTTTGATGATAATTTTCATGGGTAATTGCTAATTTGTGATTTGATGAATGGAGTATTGATAGATAATTAGATAGGTAGAATAGTTGTAGATGGGGGTGTATTGATTTTAACTGATTGTGGGTGTTAGTGGTAGGGTTTAGATGAATTGCTTGAGTAAGAAAAGGAAGGGAGGTGAGGTTTCGCAGTCGTTGTCGAATATTAGGTCTCATGTATCTTTAGAAGGGTATCCGAGGCTAAGGAAAAGGGGTAAGGAAGATATAGTTGTAGAAGATGTCGGATTGGTCGAAACTAGGGTGAGTGGAGCTGTCACTGCCCCACCCTGTGGGAGCTTGTTAGGCTCGCCTGGTAGGGGTCTAAAGAGGAAAATAGGATGTATTGATGCTGCGACTAGAACGgggaggaagaagaaaattgagCAGGATTATTATCTGGGAGCGACTATTGGGAAAGGGAAATTCGGGTCTGTGAGAATGTGCTGGAGCAAAGTTAATGGTGAGGTATTTGCTTGTAAGATGTTGTCCAAGGGGGAGGATCCTGTGCATCGGGAGGTCGAGATTATGCAACATTTGTCAGGACATGTTGGGATTGTTACACTGAAGGCTGTTTATGAGGATGCTCAATCTTTTTACCTTGTTATGGAGTTTTGCTCTGGAGGAAGGTTGCTTGACCAAATGGCTAGAGAAAGGCAGTATTCCGAGCATCGGGCTGCTAACATACTCAAGGAGCTTGTTTTGGTTATCAAGTATTGTCATGAAATGGGTGTTGTGCATCGTGATATAAAGCCAGAGAATGTTCTTCTTACATCATCAGGAAGCTTGAAACTTGCAGATTTTGGACTGGCAGTGAGGATTTCGATTGGTAAGTGACACCTATACTAATCTATTTAGTATGTTGCAGTGCTAATTAGTAATTATGAGTGAGGCTTTCTGAATGTGCAAAGTCCGTTGCAAATGTCCTATTTGCAATGGATCTTTGATGTCCTCGCAAAATTTCTTTAGCTAAACTGCATTCTTTTTGTAATGAAGTATAGCTGAGAAATACTAAATTATTTTACTCCATACATAATATTGTCTATCACTCTCCGACCGTCGATTTGGTAAACAAATATAGACAGAAAATACAAAATTATTTACTCCGTACATAGTTCAATCTAACACACCCCCACAGTCGAAGTGATATAAAGATACAGCTACAAAATAAATAATTATCTAGAAATTATTGTtcaacacttatttcatgcatgatGTAGTGGTAGTCAGTAAATGCAATTCTCGAGTTTACGTTATGGCCCTTTCAGAAAAAGTTGATGGAGAGTGTTAAGGCCGGGAAAGTCATGTTCATTAAAGCTGCTCTTAAACCTGCTATGTAGAAAGGTACAGTTGTGTACTTGTGTACACCCGACAGGCCGACACCCTTACAACTCCATTTGCGAAAACCCTGACCCTGATATACTAGTGTAGGTTGGTGGACCACAATCATATAAATTCATTTTTTGGGTTGGAGACAAACATGAGTGCAAACAGAAGAAATGTAGCTTAGTTGACGATAGACAGGAGCTATACCCAGATCGTTCATATATGATCAGGTTGATATATTAAGTACCATAACAATAACAcaaatataaaattttaaaatcagGATAGAAATGAGATAGTGTATATATCATGTAGAGCGGTAGAGGGTAGTAGCTAGGTGAGAGAGCTCTTGGATTCATCCTCCTCGGTCATAAAGGCAGTAACCGGAAAAGACTTGGTAATGCCAAGAGCAGTGGTGAAGTGTATTTGACCAGAACAAGGTTGGTCGACGCTCATCTCAGATATTGTAATCCACATGAGAAATTGCTTGCTTTTCACCCCCTTCATTTTCTTCATCCGCCCCTTTTCAACGTAACACGTGACCTCGGTTGCGTAGCTGACAAGGCTTTTGCTTCCTTCGAAATAGTGCTGGGAGGGTTTTTCTTGTTTCATCCACACGAAACCTGTGTCACGTACTCTCCCACACTCGATCAGGTCCTTCAGGGGCATTACTCCCTTTGGGAACCCTAGCTCCTCAAGCATCTCCATCGACGACTTCTTGCACGCCTCTGCCCCGCAGACGATCTCTGCCCCTGCTCGCTCATCCTGCCTGCTTCCGCTTGCCATCAATTCTATTTCTGCTTCTTTtttaaaaatgagatttgtgaaTGATTATGTGAGTCTAATTAAAAGCACATGTATGGGGACGGGGGTATATAACTGATCTACATGAGGGATTACTTAATACAGTTGGGTGGAAGGGAGTTGAGCTAATTAAGAAAAAAGGTTTCTATGATTGAATGCTTGTTCACCTAACATTCCTGTTAGGTAAACCTCCTTTTCCCTCACAAAATCAATTATTCTTTTTCATGCTTACAGAAAAGGTAAATTCAAGGGTATATCACAACTTATCTCATGTTAAAATTAACATCTTGTTTAATTTAATCtatataaaaaattaaaaaccTAGAAAAATTTGGAATATGTTGAAGGATTATTTATATAAAAGAAAAATATTTGTATAGAGGTGGTAGAAATGTCTAATATTTTCAAATCAACTAACCATGTTAGACCATGTTGTAACAAAACAACGTATTTTGTCTCTCTTGCGTTCCCTCCCCTTCCTTTTTTTGGAAAGTTGGAACatcaaataaataaaagcaaGTCAAAGTTACACACTAGGGGTCGGGTTGGGGGAGTGAGTAATGGTATTTACCACATCTAAAATACACAAGTTTGTTACAAAAGAGGGGCCAGTTATTGGTGATTCCTTTATTTTCGTAACCAACTTATATCCAAATGccctctcctttgatttcctgtATTCGCTTCTTAGTTGGTACATATTATGTAAGTGAAATAAATGAATTATAGAGACGAGAAAAAGAGAACTACTCCCTCTATACTTTTCATTTATGTCTTATTGTATAAGTTGTTCACATTTTTATACACTTCTCTCTTCAACGTCTCTTAAAATATACAAGTGCATATAATAAAATGTGTACTGGTATTAgtggtatgcaatcatcttttaCCACTAATCTTGTGATATAGGTTTCATAATTTTCCCAAGTACTTTTTAGAAGCTTTCGTGAATATCTAAATGTCATATTTagcgaaatggagggagtattgatATTTCCTTTATTATACTCCCTCAGGTCAGAGCTTGTCTGGTGTGGTTGGAACTCCGGCTTATGTTGCCCCAGAAGTTTTGTCGGGGGAATATTCTGAGAAGGTGGATATCTGGAGTGCTGGTGTGCTTCTTCACGCTCTTCTGCTTGGTGTCTTGCCATTTCAAGGAAGTTCTTTAGAAGCTTGTTTTGAATCCATCAAGAATGTGGATCTTGACTTTAATGGTGGCTTATGGATGTCAGTTTCCCAGCCTGCTAGAGATTTAATTGCTCGTATGCTAACAAGAGATGTTTCTGCAAGACCATCCGCTGATGACATATTAAGTAAGTTTCACACTTTCTTTCTCATTTGATGATCTGCTGCCTTCACTATATTGCTTCTAGAAAGACTTGCTACTTTTGACTCTGCACAAACTACTGTTGCTATGATTTCCTTAAATGAGTTTATATATGGTGTGGCATCATACTGTATTTCTGCACGAGATCACTGGATTTACTGTTTAAGGCTTGCTGATGTTAGCATTTTAAATATCCTGATATATATCTTTAACATCTTAGAATTCTTAGAGGATTTTTCGTGGAGGGAAGGGATGTTTTGCATACTTTTCACTTCTTCTTCTAGGCTCGATACTCTAATGTAGTAATGCCTCATAGACTCTCACTATGGTGAGTTAAGGGGAAAGAATATCAGATGTAGGCAGCTGAACCCCTATTTTTGAACATAGAGAAACTGTGTTTGGATGACCCATAGTGAAATTGGAGTTGCGATTTGTATTAACCGACTGCTGCTTCACAATACACCAAAGCGTATACCGTATAGTAGCCTTTTTGCCTTATCCTTTCATATTCTAAAACCAAAGAATAGTAAAGTTCTGGCTCCATTGAAATGGAAACAAGGTTCGATACTTATATACAGTATATATATAATCCGGAAAAATAAGGAATGTGTTTTGGAAAATACCAGATGGCTTCACCACCGAGTAATTGACCATCTTTGTTGCTCCTCTTTTCTGGATGAAACATCTGGTGGATGCCATATTGGTTTGGTTATATCTACTCGTATCTCTTAATATATCTAAACAAAACATTTATACTTGTTTTTCTTCAGAACATCCATGGATATCGTATTATGCTGATCCACCTCTGAAGACAATGACCATTAAATCGCCAAGCAAAAATAGGAGATTGTCCTCACACAACATAACTAGAAAAGTAGTGTCAGAAGTCGACAGTAACCGGGTTCAGTCGACTGGTTATCATTACGGCTGTGATGATTCTGATGTTAATAACTTGTTAACAAGTAGTTCTTGTAAGATCGAAGAGGACAGTGGATTAGTGGATTCACTTGCAGTTGCAATTTCCTGCATGAAAATTTCCGAGTCAAAGCGAGTCAGGATATGCAATTCGCCCAATCCAGTTTCACACGAGCATTCCTCTAACTTGAAGGTTAACCTATGTGCAG
The Silene latifolia isolate original U9 population chromosome 11, ASM4854445v1, whole genome shotgun sequence genome window above contains:
- the LOC141611348 gene encoding uncharacterized protein LOC141611348, with product MASGSRQDERAGAEIVCGAEACKKSSMEMLEELGFPKGVMPLKDLIECGRVRDTGFVWMKQEKPSQHYFEGSKSLVSYATEVTCYVEKGRMKKMKGVKSKQFLMWITISEMSVDQPCSGQIHFTTALGITKSFPVTAFMTEEDESKSSLT
- the LOC141613073 gene encoding uncharacterized protein LOC141613073, with product MVFEEERWDVGGIMRRIWGIIWEMESVQDNKVSCIVEGSRLGSWEPPGSGVSKINTDAGVVEGVGVGLGAVSRTSAGEVEWAVVLQRGSGCAVDMAEAEAILLGLREAIRMQSRKVVIESDCLIVVEDLNRNRRGRSELFAIYEEIRQLSLSFESIVFKHISRNFNKLAHMLAHAMPWFHGSRFWTSDLPAEFGIVALFDASNIF
- the LOC141611347 gene encoding serine/threonine-protein kinase PEPKR2-like: MNCLSKKRKGGEVSQSLSNIRSHVSLEGYPRLRKRGKEDIVVEDVGLVETRVSGAVTAPPCGSLLGSPGRGLKRKIGCIDAATRTGRKKKIEQDYYLGATIGKGKFGSVRMCWSKVNGEVFACKMLSKGEDPVHREVEIMQHLSGHVGIVTLKAVYEDAQSFYLVMEFCSGGRLLDQMARERQYSEHRAANILKELVLVIKYCHEMGVVHRDIKPENVLLTSSGSLKLADFGLAVRISIGQSLSGVVGTPAYVAPEVLSGEYSEKVDIWSAGVLLHALLLGVLPFQGSSLEACFESIKNVDLDFNGGLWMSVSQPARDLIARMLTRDVSARPSADDILKHPWISYYADPPLKTMTIKSPSKNRRLSSHNITRKVVSEVDSNRVQSTGYHYGCDDSDVNNLLTSSSCKIEEDSGLVDSLAVAISCMKISESKRVRICNSPNPVSHEHSSNLKVNLCAAF